In Candidatus Cloacimonadota bacterium, the following are encoded in one genomic region:
- a CDS encoding toxin encodes MIAWDEEKNRVLFETRGVSFDDVVKAIAEGYAIADAPHPNQKKYPNQRVLTVLLHEYIHLVPYVIDGDDIFFKTIIPSRKEQRKYEAYHDKETNE; translated from the coding sequence ATGATTGCATGGGATGAGGAAAAGAACAGGGTGCTTTTTGAAACACGCGGGGTCTCTTTTGATGATGTGGTCAAAGCGATTGCAGAAGGATATGCAATAGCCGATGCACCGCACCCCAATCAAAAGAAATATCCAAACCAGAGAGTTCTGACCGTACTTCTTCACGAGTATATTCATCTTGTTCCTTATGTAATCGATGGTGATGACATTTTTTTTAAGACAATAATCCCGAGCAGAAAAGAACAAAGAAAATACGAGGCATACCATGATAAAGAAACGAACGAGTAG